The Tamandua tetradactyla isolate mTamTet1 chromosome 5, mTamTet1.pri, whole genome shotgun sequence genome window below encodes:
- the CDSN gene encoding corneodesmosin, which produces MGSWRAPRMGCVGGQGMMALLLAGLLLPGTLTKSIGTFLDPCKDPTRITSPNDPCLTGGSSSFSGQSGSSGSSSSSSYFSSSGSSSGGSSGSSGFSGSSGSSSGSSVSKGGSSGPSVFKPDTGYSQISYSSGSSSVQQGASSSSQSGSGSALPAGSGSSRFVISSSQFGGSSSSSGSQTSSTSSSGRQKVSSNLHPCSADIPDSPCSGGPIVSHSSPYISSSHSVSGGQRPVVVVVEQHGSGGPGVVQGVPCGSGGLPGKPCPPITSVDKSYGRYEVVGGSSNSYLVPGMTYSGGKIYPVGYFTKDNPIKGSPGVPSFAAGPPISEGKYFSSNPIIPSHSSSSSNIYQSGASPAIVFQPVGSGGVQPCGVGFSGSRGPCSSRGTGSVSSSSSSQSTGKIILQPCNSKSSSSRQPCISFSSSTLSGGPDGSPYPDPSAGAKPCGSSSSGKNPCRSIRDILTQIKPLGPQLADPKVFLPKEQLNQSS; this is translated from the coding sequence GAACCTTGACTAAGAGCATTGGGACCTTCTTAGACCCCTGTAAGGACCCCACCCGCATCACCTCACCTAATGACCCCTGTCTCACTGGTGGCTCCAGTAGCTTCAGCGGCCAGAGTGGCTCCAGCGGTTCCAGCAGTTCCAGCAGTTACTTTTCTAGTTCTGGTAGTTCCAGTGGTGGTTCCAGTGGTTCCAGTGGTTTCAGTGGTTCCAGTGGGAGCTCAAGCGGATCCAGTGTCTCCAAGGGTGGTTCATCAGGACCTTCAGTATTTAAGCCAGACACCGGCTATTCCCAGATCAGCTACTCCTCAGGATCCAGCTCTGTTCAACAGGGGGCATCCAGCTCCTCCCAGTCAGGGTCTGGCTCAGCTCTACCAGCCGGCAGTGGATCCTCCCGCTTTGTAATAAGCTCTTCGCAGTTTGGAGGAAGCTCAAGCTCTTCTGGTTCCCAAACTTCCTCAACGTCCAGCAGTGGTCGCCAGAAAGTCAGCTCCAACCTGCACCCCTGTAGTGCCGACATCcctgactctccctgcagtgggGGACCCATTGTTTCCCACTCTAGCCCCTACATCTCAAGCTCCCACTCGGTGTCTGGGGGTCAGAGgcctgtggtggtggtggtggagcagCATGGCTCTGGAGGTCCTGGAGTGGTTCAAGGAGTCCCCTGTGGCAGTGGTGGCCTTCCAGGCAAGCCTTGCCCCCCTATCACCTCTGTAGATAAATCCTATGGTAGGTATGAGGTGGTAGGTGGTTCCTCCAACAGTTATCTGGTACCAGGCATGACCTACAGTGGGGGTAAAATCTACCCTGTAGGCTACTTCACCAAAGATAATCCTATCAAAGGCTCTCCAGGGGTCCCATCCTTTGCGGCTGGGCCTCCTATCTCTGAGGGCAAATACTTCTCCAGCAACCCCATCATCCCCAGCCACAGCTCTTCTAGTTCCAACATCTATCAGTCTGGAGCATCCCCAGCCATTGTCTTCCAGCCTGTGGGCTCTGGTGGTGTCCAGCCCTGCGGGGTTGGCTTCTCAGGCTCTAGGGGCCCCTGCTCCTCCCGGGGCACTGGTTCTGTCAGTAGCAGCTCCAGCTCCCAATCTACTGGCAAAATCATCCTTCAGCCCTGTAACAGCAAGTCCAGCTCCTCTCGTCAACCTtgcatttctttctcctcctcgACATTGAGTGGGGGTCCTGATGGCTCCCCCTATCCTGACCCTTCAGCTGGTGCCAAGCCCTGTGGCTCCAGCAGCTCTGGAAAGAACCCCTGCCGCTCCATCCGGGACATCCTGACCCAAATAAAGCCCTTGGGGCCCCAGCTAGCTGATCCCAAAGTTTTCTTACCCAAGGAACAGTTAAATCAGAGCTCATAA
- the C5H6orf15 gene encoding uncharacterized protein C6orf15 homolog, whose amino-acid sequence MLELSKMQGCVAGSRAPLGLLLVCLHLPGFFARSISGVEEKVPQDLGTNLLLLGQPSLSAPSNSEHPQPKPDLGSNVLSGVPQRPNASPDGGQLAGGPQVQKWPSSQGLPSVDSWPSENPWQMFTAAAEDHVGKVLPEGLTHFPSAGALPPDSGPLPAGASAYSADPSSEDLLLPLDPELPHSNPQGAQGEISAQHSLGAPINKIRHPLLPRHPLLPRHPLLPRHPLLPRHPLLPRQPLLPRQPLLPRQPLLPRQPLLPRQPLLPRQPFLPRHPWGTPNPSGSWGGGGPGTGWGTRPVPTYPVTRPVPKYPVTRPVPAYPVGSWDTNNEYPSANWGNINQYPGGSWENIHLPPGIDNKSPPRILHPPGSSWDIPADFPNPQNQWG is encoded by the exons ATGTTGGAGCTGAGCAAGATGCAGGGCTGTGTGGCCGGGAGCCGAGCTCCTCTAGGCCTGCTCCTGGTCTGTCTTCATCTCCCAG GTTTCTTTGCTCGGAGTATCAGTGGGGTGGAGGAGAAAGTCCCCCAAGACTTGGGGACCAACTTGCTTCTGCTTGGACAACCTTCCTTGTCTGCCCCCTCCAACTCTGAACATCCACAGCCCAAACCAGACCTTGGGTCTAATGTTTTATCAGGGGTTCCTCAGAGGCCCAATGCTTCTCCAGATGGCGGCCAACTGGCAGGAGGCCCTCAAGTGCAGAAGTGGCCCTCATCCCAGGGGCTGCCCTCAGTGGACAGCTGGCCATCTGAGAATCCTTGGCAGATGTTCACGGCTGCAGCTGAGGACCATGTTGGGAAAGTGCTGCCAGAAGGACTAACTCATTTTCCTAGTGCTGGTGCCCTGCCTCCAGACAGTGGTCCTCTGCCTGCAGGTGCCTCTGCATATTCTGCAGACCCCTCCTCCGAGGATTTACTTCTCCCCCTGGACCCGGAGCTACCCCATTCTAATCCACAGGGAGCCCAGGGAGAAATCTCTGCCCAACACTCACTCGGGGCTCCCATCAACAAGATCCGTCATCCCCTTCTGCCTCGACATCCCCTTCTGCCTCGACATCCCCTTCTGCCTCGACATCCCCTTCTGCCTCGACATCCCCTTCTGCCTCGTCAACCCCTTCTGCCTCGTCAACCCCTTCTGCCTCGTCAACCCCTTCTGCCTCGTCAACCCCTTCTGCCTCGTCAACCCCTTCTACCTCGTCAACCCTTTCTGCCTCGACACCCCTGGGGAACTCCGAACCCCAGTGGGTCCTGGGGAGGTGGAGGTCCTGGAACTGGCTGGGGAACAAGGCCTGTGCCAACCTACCCCGTGACAAGGCCCGTGCCAAAATACCCTGTGACAAGGCCCGTGCCAGCATATCCCGTGGGAAGCTGGGATACCAATAATGAATACCCCAGTGCCAACTGGGGGAATATTAATCAGTATCCAGGAGGCAGCTGGGAGAATATTCATCTACCCCCAGGTATTGATAATAAGTCCCCTCCAAGAATTCTCCATCCTCCTGGCTCTTCTTGGGACATCCCAGCTGATTTCCCCAATCCTCAAAACCAGTGGGGTTAG